CCAGAAAATTCAGGGCAGGTAGCAAGGTAGGGCAACCAAGGGAAGTATGGCAATTGGTGAATCAAATTAACCTGAATAAAAACAAAACGAATCGCTGCATGTGCAAGGAGAGACATGGATTTTAAATTAGTATCGGATTATCAACCGCAAGGCGATCAGCCGCAAGCCATCGAACAACTGGTGCGCGGCTTGAATGAGGGCACCCAGCATCAGGTTTTACTGGGCGTCACGGGCTCGGGAAAAACATTTTCAATTGCTTCTGTGATTGAACGGGTCAATCGCCCGACGCTGGTGATGGCGCATAATAAAACGCTCGCCGCGCAACTCTATCAGGAGTTCAAATCGTTCTTTCCGCAAAACGCCGTCGAATATTTCGTCAGCTACTATGACTACTATCAACCCGAAGCCTATCTTCCGGCTTCTGATACCTACATCGAAAAAGAAGCGACCATCAACGAAGAGATTGACCGCCTGCGGCTTTCAGCAACCCGCAGCCTCTTTGAACGCCGCGATTGTATCGTCGTCGCATCGGTCTCCTGCATTTATGGACTGGGCGACCCCGATGCCTATTACGGCATGATTATTTTCGTTGAACGCGGGCAACAGATTTCGCGCACCGCGTTACTTAAAAAACTGGTCGAATTGCAATATCAGCGCAACGATATTGAATTTCTGCGCGGCTCGTTTCGCGTGCGCGGCGATGTCGTGGAAATCTACCCGGTCTATCAAGACCGCGCCATTCGTATCGAATTCTGGGGCGATGAAATCGACGCCATTTCAACCATCGACCCGCTGCTTGGCGAAGTCCTCGAAAAACACCAACGTCTGCCGATTTATCCCAAGACCCATTACGTCTCTTCGCCGCAAACCATCAAACGCGCCATCAAAAGTATCAAAGAGGAATTGGATTGGTGGGAGCCGCAACTGGTCGCTGCCGGCAAAACCATCGAAGCCGCGCGCCTCCATCAACGCACCATGTATGACATCGAAATGCTCAAAGAATTGGGCTATTGCCAGGGCGTCGAAAATTATTCGCGCCATTTGACCGGCAAAAAAGCGGGCGAGCCGCCGCCTACACTACTCGATTATCTGCCGCGTGATTCAGTCGTCATGGTTGATGAAAGCCATCAGACGATTCCGCAAATTCGCGGGATGTATAACGGCGACCAGTCGCGCAAAGGCACACTCGTCGAATACGGTTTTCGTCTGCCTTCCGCAAAAGACAATCGCCCGCTCAATTTTGAAGAGTGGAAACAGCGCGTCGGTCAATTGATTTATGTATCAGCAACCCCCGGTCCTTATGAACTGACGATGACCGGCGGCGAAGTTATCGAACAGGTCATTCGACCGACAGGACTCATTGACCCCGAAGTCGATGTGCGCCCGGTGCGCGGACAAATTGATGATTTGCTCAATGAAATACGCATTCGCACAGAGCGCAATGAACGTGTACTGGTGACCACGCTGACGAAAAAGATGGCGGAAGATTTGACCGAGTATTACACGGATGTCGGCGTCCAGGTGCGCTATCTGCACTCGGACATTGAAACCCTCGAACGCATTAAAATTCTGCGCGACCTGCGTCGCGGCGAATTCGATGTCCTGGTCGGCATCAACCTGTTACGCGAAGGTTTGGATTTACCGGAAGTCTCGCTGGTCGCCATTTTGGATGCCGATAAAGAGGGCTTTCTGCGGTCGGGTTCATCGCTCATTCAAACCATCGGACGCGCCGCCAGGAACGTCAATGGCAAAGCGATTTTGTATGCCGATAAGATGACCGATTCCATGCGTTATGCGATTGGCGAAACTCAACGTCGTCGCGAAAAACAGTCCGAGTATAATCGTGAAAATCACATCACCCCGCAGACCATTATCAAAGCGATTGATTCGACGCTGGTGACCATTTCCGAAGCTGACTATTTCAAAGTGCCGATTGATCTTGAAGAGGTCGAAGGCTATTCGTTGGAAAATCTCAGAGAAACCTCAGAGCGAATTGAACGCGAAATGCGCGAAGCCGCCGCCAAACTTGAATTTGAACGCGCCGCGGAACTGCGCGACAAACTCAAAGAACTTCGCAAACGCGAACTGACGATGCGATAGCGGAAAATCAAACTACGGAACAGACAGAAAAAAGACGGAATAAACGGAAAACCTCAGAGGATATTGGATTCCTCAAACATTTCCGTTTGTTCCGTTCTATTTCGTCTGTTCCGCAATTTGTTTGGTAATGATTGCCGCGCCTTTCCCTTTGTCTGTGAATAATGATTACATGCTATGAACCGCTGGTAGCGAAACAATCTCTGGTTGGTGGATTGGTTTGCGAGTGTGCCAGTTCACTGCGGAATTCGCCGAAATGTTGACGCACTTCGCTTATATCAACCCCGTACTCCTGAGTGATTTCGCCGAGCGATTTCCCTGCCTGTAACTTCAAGAGAATTTCATCAAGCGGTTTATCGATGCGGTCTGCCAGCAGAACTGCGGCAACGAATTGACCGAATGGAAAGTTGTCGAGGCTGTCGTATTTGGTTTTCAATTCCTGTGCCGTACCGACATCGGTGGTGTGGGCTGCAAGAATACAGAAGACCGCGTTGCGACCGAGCATTTTTTCGGTTTGTTCGGCAGTCTTGGCGAGCTTGTTGGCATCCTTATTCAGTTTGTTCTTCTGCTTTTCCTGCTTTTGACTCTTGCCGTGTTGACCGCTTTGCCCTTGCGCCATCAAGGTTGCGGTATTGACAGCTAAAAGCGCGGCGACGAAAAGGGCGAAAAGCGAGGTTTTTGAAATGAATTTGTGCATTGATACTTTACCTCCAAAATTTTTTGTGAGGTTGAAGGGGCGGGCGCTTTTTTCAAGCATAGTGATTCTATAAACCCGCCCCCCATCGGTCAACGCTTTTTAGGAAGTCTGACCTGGTTGGTTTCCAAACAGGCTCATCACTTTGCAGCCGCTACTGCGCCTTTCGCCACGCGAAAGCCTGTGTATTCCGCAGCGGCTTTGCGATTCCGCTGTTTTACATCGGCAGCGGTGTCGGCGCTTGCGCCCATCACCACGCCTTTGCCGTCTTTTGCGATTACCCATTCGGCGACGTTGCCGCCTAAATCAAATACTAAATTTTCGCCCGCGCCTTTGAATGAACCGACTTCTTTCAGGAGCGGCGCGCGCCCGCCAATCTCTGCAACTTTTAGTTTGAGTCGCGTGGCGTCTTCGGGATTCAATACATAACCCGCCCAGTAATCAAGGGTGTTTTCACCTGCGCCCGCGCCCGCATAAAGTTTTTCGGCTTCTTCTTCGGTGACGAGCCTGTAGGTGTCGCCGGTCGCTTTGCTGAGCCATTCGCAATACATCCTGGCTTGCTCGAATGAAATATTATTTGCCGGATAATTTTCCTTGCC
The window above is part of the Acidobacteriota bacterium genome. Proteins encoded here:
- the uvrB gene encoding excinuclease ABC subunit UvrB codes for the protein MDFKLVSDYQPQGDQPQAIEQLVRGLNEGTQHQVLLGVTGSGKTFSIASVIERVNRPTLVMAHNKTLAAQLYQEFKSFFPQNAVEYFVSYYDYYQPEAYLPASDTYIEKEATINEEIDRLRLSATRSLFERRDCIVVASVSCIYGLGDPDAYYGMIIFVERGQQISRTALLKKLVELQYQRNDIEFLRGSFRVRGDVVEIYPVYQDRAIRIEFWGDEIDAISTIDPLLGEVLEKHQRLPIYPKTHYVSSPQTIKRAIKSIKEELDWWEPQLVAAGKTIEAARLHQRTMYDIEMLKELGYCQGVENYSRHLTGKKAGEPPPTLLDYLPRDSVVMVDESHQTIPQIRGMYNGDQSRKGTLVEYGFRLPSAKDNRPLNFEEWKQRVGQLIYVSATPGPYELTMTGGEVIEQVIRPTGLIDPEVDVRPVRGQIDDLLNEIRIRTERNERVLVTTLTKKMAEDLTEYYTDVGVQVRYLHSDIETLERIKILRDLRRGEFDVLVGINLLREGLDLPEVSLVAILDADKEGFLRSGSSLIQTIGRAARNVNGKAILYADKMTDSMRYAIGETQRRREKQSEYNRENHITPQTIIKAIDSTLVTISEADYFKVPIDLEEVEGYSLENLRETSERIEREMREAAAKLEFERAAELRDKLKELRKRELTMR